One window of the Benincasa hispida cultivar B227 chromosome 3, ASM972705v1, whole genome shotgun sequence genome contains the following:
- the LOC120073480 gene encoding uncharacterized protein LOC120073480: protein MSLAQVGEERLLELQELEELKLEAYKNSITYKEKTRMIHDKGLVRKDFKVGQKALLFNSRLQLVLDKLKSKWLGPFEVVDLFPYGIVETRSLETGKEFKMNGHRYKIFNEGEVNLARSSLVLTSPSIT from the coding sequence ATGAGCTTAGCCCAAGTCGGTGAAGAAAGGCTCCTTGAACTACAAGAGTTAGAAGAGTTGAAACTTGAGGCTTACAAGAACTCGATAACCTACAAGGAGAAAACCAGAATGATTCATGATAAGGGTCTCGTGAGGAAAGACTTCAAGGTTGGTCAAAAGGCTTTGCTTTTTAATTCGCGCCTCCAACTCGTGCTAGATAAGCTTAAATCCAAGTGGCTTGGACCGTTTGAAGTTGTTGACCTTTTTCCTTATGGTATAGTTGAGACTAGGAGCTTAGAGACAGGAAAAGAATTCAAAATGAATGGGCACCGTTACAAGATTTTTAATGAAGGGGAAGTGAACCTTGCTCGCTCAAGCCTGGTTTTAACTTCACCCTCGATCACTTGA